A genomic stretch from Streptomyces sp. QL37 includes:
- the pheS gene encoding phenylalanine--tRNA ligase subunit alpha: MSAPNKSYDPVEVEALKPEEIERMRDEAFAAFAAAGDLDALAQAKTAHTGGTSPLSLANREIGALPPQAKAEAGKRVGQARGAVSKALAARQAELEAERDARVLVEEAVDVTLPYDRTPAGARHPLTTIMERVADVFVAMGYEIAEGPEVEAEWFNFDALNFVPDHPARQMQDTFFVQGADGAKSDESGVVLRTHTSPVQARSLLSRKPPVYVVCPGRVYRTDELDATHTPVFHQIELLAVDEGLTMADLKGTLDHMVQALFGPDMKTRLRPNFFPFTEPSAEMDMVCYVCRGESVGNPDRPCRTCGSEGWIELGGCGMVNPKVLVACGVDPEKYSGFAFGFGIERMLMFRHNVEDMRDMVEGDVRFTRPFGMEI, from the coding sequence ATGTCGGCACCGAACAAGTCGTACGACCCAGTCGAGGTCGAGGCACTGAAACCGGAAGAGATCGAGCGCATGCGGGACGAGGCGTTCGCCGCCTTCGCCGCCGCGGGCGACCTCGACGCGCTCGCCCAGGCGAAGACCGCGCACACCGGTGGTACCTCGCCCCTGTCGCTCGCCAACCGCGAGATCGGCGCCCTGCCGCCGCAGGCCAAGGCCGAGGCGGGCAAGCGCGTGGGCCAGGCCCGCGGCGCCGTCTCCAAGGCGCTGGCCGCCCGCCAGGCCGAGCTGGAGGCCGAGCGTGACGCCCGGGTGCTGGTCGAGGAGGCGGTGGACGTCACCCTGCCCTACGACCGCACCCCCGCCGGCGCGCGCCACCCCCTGACGACCATCATGGAGCGCGTCGCCGACGTCTTCGTCGCCATGGGTTACGAGATCGCCGAGGGCCCCGAGGTCGAGGCGGAGTGGTTCAACTTCGACGCCCTGAACTTCGTGCCCGACCACCCGGCGCGCCAGATGCAGGACACCTTCTTCGTGCAGGGCGCCGACGGCGCGAAGAGCGACGAGTCCGGTGTCGTGCTGCGGACGCACACCTCGCCCGTCCAGGCCCGCTCGCTGCTCAGCCGCAAGCCCCCCGTCTACGTGGTCTGCCCCGGCCGGGTCTACCGCACCGACGAGCTCGACGCCACGCACACCCCGGTCTTCCACCAGATCGAGCTGCTCGCCGTCGACGAGGGCCTCACCATGGCGGACCTCAAGGGCACCCTCGACCACATGGTCCAGGCGCTCTTCGGCCCGGACATGAAGACCCGGCTGCGGCCGAACTTCTTCCCGTTCACCGAGCCGTCCGCCGAGATGGACATGGTCTGCTACGTCTGCCGCGGCGAGTCCGTCGGCAACCCGGACCGCCCCTGCCGCACCTGCGGCAGCGAGGGCTGGATCGAGCTCGGCGGCTGCGGCATGGTCAACCCCAAGGTGCTCGTCGCCTGCGGCGTCGACCCCGAGAAGTACAGCGGATTCGCGTTCGGGTTCGGCATCGAGCGGATGCTGATGTTCCGCCACAACGTAGAGGACATGCGAGACATGGTCGAGGGTGACGTCCGGTTCACCCGGCCGTTCGGGATGGAGATCTGA
- a CDS encoding NADP-dependent oxidoreductase, giving the protein MKAFRVEKYGDASNMRAAEVPDPQVGADDVLIRIDAASVNPLDMKIRDGDLKQILPYRLPLILGNDLAGTVVRVGSSITRFAVGDEVWARPDKDRIGTFAELLAVHQDDLAPKPATLTMTEAASLPLVALTAWQALVERANVQPGQKVLIHAGAGGLGSITIQLAKALGAHVAATASTAKIDLVKDLGADEVIDYRTQDFSELLTGYDLVLDSLGGENLAKSLRILKPAGLAISVAGPPDPATARELGSNLVLRLAIAALSARIRRQAKRLGVTYSFLFMKASGDQLRELTPLIDAGKIRPVVDRVFPFDETLRAMEYVEKGRAKAGKVVVSMT; this is encoded by the coding sequence GTGAAGGCCTTCAGGGTCGAGAAGTACGGCGACGCGTCCAACATGCGTGCCGCCGAGGTACCCGACCCCCAGGTGGGTGCCGACGACGTCCTGATCAGGATCGACGCGGCGAGTGTCAACCCACTGGACATGAAGATCCGCGACGGTGACCTCAAGCAGATCCTGCCCTACCGTCTCCCGCTCATCCTGGGCAACGACCTCGCCGGGACCGTCGTCCGCGTCGGATCGTCCATCACCCGCTTCGCGGTGGGCGACGAGGTCTGGGCACGGCCCGACAAGGACCGCATCGGCACCTTCGCCGAACTCCTCGCCGTCCACCAGGACGACCTCGCCCCCAAGCCCGCCACGCTCACCATGACCGAGGCCGCCTCCCTCCCCCTGGTCGCGCTGACCGCCTGGCAGGCCCTGGTCGAGCGGGCGAACGTCCAGCCGGGCCAGAAGGTCCTCATCCACGCGGGCGCCGGCGGCCTGGGATCCATCACCATCCAACTGGCCAAGGCACTGGGCGCGCACGTGGCCGCCACCGCGAGCACCGCCAAGATCGACCTCGTCAAGGACCTCGGCGCGGACGAGGTCATCGACTACCGCACCCAGGACTTCTCCGAACTCCTCACCGGCTACGACCTCGTCCTGGACTCCCTCGGCGGTGAGAACCTCGCCAAGTCCCTGCGCATCCTCAAGCCCGCCGGCCTGGCCATCTCCGTCGCGGGCCCGCCCGACCCGGCCACCGCCCGCGAACTCGGCTCGAACCTGGTGCTCCGCCTGGCCATCGCCGCGCTCAGCGCCAGGATCCGGCGCCAGGCCAAGCGTCTCGGTGTCACGTACTCCTTCCTGTTCATGAAGGCCAGTGGCGACCAGCTGCGCGAACTCACCCCCCTCATCGACGCCGGGAAGATCCGCCCCGTCGTCGACCGGGTCTTCCCCTTCGACGAGACCCTTCGGGCCATGGAGTACGTCGAGAAAGGCCGCGCGAAGGCCGGCAAGGTCGTCGTCTCCATGACGTGA
- a CDS encoding RNA methyltransferase encodes MGTPELISARSPRIAAARRLARRNFRGKERRFIAEGPQAVREAAAHRGTDGEPTLTELFATVEAADRYADIIDAARGAGARVHLADGDVLADVSQTVTPQGLIGVCRFLDSPFEDILAAKPTLVAVLAHVRDPGNAGTVLRCADAAGADAVVLTDASVDLYNPKSVRASVGSLFHLPVAVGVPVEQAVQGLRDAGVRILAADGAGDDLDDELDAGTMGGPTAWVFGNEAWGLPEETRALADAVVRVPIHGKAESLNLATAAAVCLYASARAQRPRRAG; translated from the coding sequence ATGGGCACCCCCGAACTGATCTCCGCGCGGTCACCGCGAATCGCCGCCGCACGCCGGCTGGCCAGGCGCAATTTCCGCGGCAAGGAGCGCAGGTTCATCGCCGAGGGGCCGCAGGCCGTGCGGGAGGCCGCCGCACACCGGGGTACCGACGGCGAACCCACGCTGACCGAGCTCTTCGCCACCGTCGAGGCGGCCGACCGGTACGCCGACATCATCGACGCCGCCCGCGGAGCCGGTGCCCGTGTGCACCTCGCGGACGGCGACGTGCTCGCCGACGTCTCGCAGACCGTCACCCCCCAGGGGCTGATCGGCGTCTGCCGGTTCCTGGACTCGCCCTTCGAGGACATTCTCGCGGCGAAGCCCACCCTGGTCGCCGTCCTCGCCCACGTACGCGACCCCGGCAACGCCGGCACGGTGCTGCGCTGTGCGGACGCCGCGGGCGCGGACGCGGTGGTGCTGACCGACGCTTCCGTGGACCTCTACAACCCCAAGTCCGTCCGTGCCTCCGTCGGCTCCCTGTTCCATCTGCCGGTGGCCGTCGGGGTGCCCGTGGAGCAGGCCGTGCAGGGGCTCCGGGACGCCGGTGTGCGCATCCTGGCGGCCGACGGCGCGGGCGACGACCTCGACGACGAGCTCGACGCGGGCACCATGGGCGGGCCGACCGCCTGGGTGTTCGGCAACGAGGCGTGGGGTCTCCCCGAGGAGACACGCGCCCTGGCCGACGCCGTGGTCCGGGTCCCGATCCACGGCAAGGCCGAGAGCCTCAACCTCGCCACCGCCGCCGCCGTCTGCCTCTACGCCTCCGCGCGGGCCCAGCGTCCGCGGCGGGCGGGCTGA
- a CDS encoding transcriptional regulator produces MEPNVLLESLIDEAGVSRAGLAGHVNQAGRARGLCLRYEHTAVARWLKGQRPRGQVPDLICEVLAGRLRRPVTLDDIGMGISGAHPAARSAGLSGFVEHATALWRSDEQQRPHLTAAPAVTGTTAVMPVWEWENPPEDTDVSRPGPSRVSVADIAMLRAARAHYEQMYRKAGGIATRSRIVGFLNAETAPLLRGGYSDAMGRQLHRATAGLVAVAGICAYDSDAHGLAQRYFHQALRLAKASGDRGIGGYVIALLVNQSLYLAEFRRSVAFAEAALRAAGPHITPALATDLHAMQAKAYAQLGDHRSALECIRRAEAEAGRIRSGGEPDETGYVQPGLVNVQVAEALLCLGDLPGAREHAAAAVRSPAHDRGTVHRLAMLTHLELLQGEADKAARTASEMAERARGMESQRLRDRLRSVRTHLAASGSADAAAAAGLIDGALRVPL; encoded by the coding sequence ATGGAGCCCAATGTCCTGCTCGAATCCCTGATCGACGAGGCGGGTGTGTCCCGCGCCGGGCTCGCCGGTCATGTCAACCAGGCCGGCCGCGCCCGCGGGCTGTGCCTGCGCTACGAGCACACGGCGGTCGCCCGCTGGCTCAAGGGCCAGCGCCCGCGCGGGCAGGTCCCCGACCTGATCTGCGAAGTTCTCGCCGGCCGACTGCGCCGGCCCGTCACGCTCGACGACATCGGCATGGGGATCTCCGGGGCGCACCCGGCGGCCCGGAGCGCCGGCCTGTCCGGGTTCGTCGAACACGCGACGGCCCTGTGGCGCTCCGACGAACAGCAGCGTCCCCACCTCACCGCCGCACCCGCCGTCACGGGCACGACAGCCGTGATGCCGGTCTGGGAGTGGGAGAACCCGCCCGAGGACACCGACGTCTCACGGCCGGGGCCGTCCCGCGTGAGCGTGGCGGACATAGCGATGCTCCGCGCGGCCCGGGCGCACTACGAGCAGATGTACCGGAAGGCGGGCGGCATCGCGACCAGGTCCCGCATCGTCGGCTTCCTCAACGCCGAGACCGCGCCGCTGCTGCGCGGCGGGTACAGCGACGCCATGGGCCGTCAGCTCCATCGCGCGACCGCCGGGCTGGTGGCCGTCGCGGGCATCTGCGCCTACGACTCGGACGCCCATGGACTCGCCCAGCGCTATTTCCACCAGGCACTGCGCCTGGCCAAGGCGAGCGGTGACCGGGGGATCGGCGGCTATGTGATCGCGCTGCTCGTCAACCAGTCGCTGTACCTGGCCGAATTCCGCCGGTCCGTGGCCTTCGCCGAGGCCGCACTGCGCGCGGCGGGCCCGCACATCACCCCGGCGCTCGCCACCGACCTGCACGCGATGCAGGCCAAGGCCTATGCCCAGCTCGGCGACCACCGCAGCGCCCTGGAGTGCATCCGCCGCGCCGAGGCCGAGGCCGGCCGCATCCGGAGCGGGGGCGAGCCGGACGAGACGGGATACGTCCAGCCGGGCCTCGTCAACGTCCAGGTGGCGGAGGCGCTGCTGTGCCTCGGGGATCTCCCCGGTGCCCGGGAGCACGCGGCGGCCGCCGTACGCTCCCCGGCGCACGACCGGGGGACCGTGCACCGGCTCGCCATGCTGACGCACCTGGAACTGCTCCAGGGCGAGGCGGACAAGGCGGCCCGCACCGCCTCGGAAATGGCGGAACGCGCCCGGGGCATGGAGTCCCAGCGGCTCCGGGACCGGCTCCGCTCCGTACGGACACATCTTGCCGCGAGCGGCAGCGCCGACGCCGCGGCGGCGGCCGGCCTCATCGACGGGGCGCTGCGCGTGCCCCTGTGA
- a CDS encoding NUDIX domain-containing protein: MQWTNLNEQTVYENRWFRVNLADVVLPDGRHLDHFLIRLRAVAAATVVNEANEVLLLWRHRFITDSWGWELAAGVVEDGEDIAAAAAREMEEETGWRPGALQPLMTVEPANGLVDARHHIFWAREATYTGHPADDFESSRREWVPLKLVPDMVARGEIPAANMAAGLLMLHHMRLG, from the coding sequence GTGCAGTGGACGAACTTAAACGAACAAACTGTGTATGAGAATCGCTGGTTCCGGGTCAATCTGGCGGATGTCGTACTCCCCGACGGCCGCCATCTGGACCACTTCCTCATCCGCCTCCGGGCCGTCGCCGCGGCGACCGTCGTCAACGAGGCCAACGAGGTCCTGCTCCTGTGGCGGCACCGCTTCATCACGGACAGCTGGGGCTGGGAGCTGGCCGCGGGTGTGGTGGAGGACGGCGAGGACATCGCCGCCGCGGCGGCTCGGGAGATGGAGGAGGAGACCGGATGGCGCCCGGGCGCGCTGCAACCGCTGATGACCGTGGAGCCGGCCAACGGCCTGGTCGACGCCAGGCACCACATCTTCTGGGCCCGGGAGGCGACGTACACCGGTCATCCGGCGGACGACTTCGAGTCCTCGCGCCGTGAGTGGGTCCCGCTCAAGCTCGTGCCGGACATGGTCGCACGCGGTGAGATTCCGGCGGCCAACATGGCGGCCGGGCTGCTGATGCTCCATCACATGAGGCTGGGCTGA
- a CDS encoding PAS domain-containing sensor histidine kinase, with protein sequence MAVGMSRPRAAHTAAVRALSDGAGASGTVGDPATGIDPDDLPDGLVVADENGKVICFNAAAARITATPVAEALGRSLDQALPLEDLKGRRWWALTDPYGGLATRVGQPERNLLLPGGREVLVSARYVRESPTGPVRRLVVSLRGTEARRRTELSHAELIATVAHELRSPLTSVKGFTATLLAKWERFTDDQKRLMLETVDADANRVTRLIAELLDISRIDSGRLELRRQPVDIAAAVERHIQAHTANGQAPDRFLVHTRQPLPALWADPDKVDQVLGNLLENAVRHGEGTVTIEIAPAPAPGKDDESGTAVTVSDEGPGIPEESMGRVFTRFWRGSKRGGTGLGLYIVKGIVEAHGGTITVARAPGGGAEFRFILPVSMPAYLV encoded by the coding sequence ATGGCTGTCGGCATGAGCAGGCCGCGAGCGGCACACACGGCCGCCGTGCGCGCCCTCTCCGACGGGGCCGGCGCGAGCGGGACCGTCGGGGACCCCGCGACGGGCATCGACCCGGACGATCTGCCGGACGGTCTCGTCGTGGCCGACGAGAACGGCAAGGTCATCTGCTTCAACGCGGCCGCGGCCCGGATCACCGCCACACCCGTGGCCGAGGCGCTCGGCCGCTCCCTCGACCAGGCCCTGCCCCTGGAGGACCTCAAAGGGCGCCGCTGGTGGGCCCTGACCGACCCGTACGGGGGCCTCGCCACCCGGGTCGGCCAGCCCGAGCGGAATCTGCTGCTCCCCGGCGGCCGCGAGGTCCTGGTCTCCGCCCGGTACGTACGCGAGAGCCCGACCGGCCCGGTCCGCCGGCTCGTCGTGTCGCTGCGCGGCACCGAGGCGCGCCGGCGCACCGAGCTCAGCCACGCCGAGCTGATCGCCACCGTCGCCCATGAGCTGCGCTCCCCGCTCACCTCGGTCAAGGGCTTCACCGCCACACTGCTGGCCAAGTGGGAGCGGTTCACCGACGACCAGAAGCGGCTGATGCTGGAGACCGTCGACGCCGACGCCAACAGGGTCACCCGGCTCATCGCCGAGCTGCTCGACATCTCCCGTATCGACTCGGGCCGGCTCGAGCTGCGCCGCCAGCCCGTCGACATCGCCGCGGCCGTCGAACGCCACATCCAGGCGCACACGGCGAACGGCCAGGCGCCCGACCGCTTCCTCGTGCACACCCGGCAGCCGCTGCCCGCGCTCTGGGCGGACCCCGACAAGGTCGACCAGGTCCTGGGAAACCTCCTGGAAAACGCGGTGCGGCACGGCGAGGGAACCGTCACTATTGAGATCGCCCCTGCGCCCGCACCGGGCAAGGACGACGAGAGCGGAACGGCAGTCACCGTGAGCGACGAAGGTCCCGGCATCCCCGAGGAGTCGATGGGCCGCGTCTTCACCCGCTTCTGGCGGGGGAGCAAGCGCGGCGGGACCGGCCTGGGCCTGTACATCGTCAAGGGCATCGTCGAGGCGCACGGCGGGACGATCACCGTCGCCCGGGCACCCGGCGGCGGCGCCGAATTCCGATTTATCCTGCCCGTGAGCATGCCGGCCTACCTGGTCTGA
- a CDS encoding TetR family transcriptional regulator, giving the protein MGRVSQAQAEENRRRVVDTASRLFREQGTHVSVADLMKAAGLTHGAFYKQFPSKEALVDEVTAHVFDEIAWRNAAGLDRHDGQRDAAQRALIDAYLSVEHRDNAADGCPVAALATDIARGPEGREARRTYAEGVAGFAAFLAPAEAVAGGEGVGGVGGGEDGLARLSTLVGALVLSRATQGSPLSEEILAAAHAALTEAG; this is encoded by the coding sequence ATGGGCCGCGTATCGCAGGCGCAGGCGGAGGAAAACCGCAGGCGGGTGGTGGACACCGCGTCGCGGCTGTTCCGGGAGCAGGGCACCCACGTCAGCGTCGCGGATCTCATGAAGGCGGCCGGCCTCACCCACGGTGCCTTCTACAAGCAGTTCCCCTCCAAGGAAGCGCTCGTGGATGAGGTCACCGCCCACGTCTTCGATGAGATCGCGTGGCGCAATGCGGCCGGGCTCGACCGGCACGACGGGCAGCGGGATGCCGCTCAGCGGGCCCTGATCGACGCCTACCTCTCCGTCGAGCACCGTGACAACGCGGCGGACGGCTGCCCGGTCGCGGCTCTCGCCACCGACATCGCGCGCGGACCCGAAGGCCGCGAGGCGCGCCGTACCTACGCGGAGGGCGTGGCCGGCTTCGCGGCGTTCCTCGCCCCCGCCGAGGCCGTCGCGGGCGGCGAGGGCGTCGGGGGCGTCGGGGGCGGCGAGGACGGCCTCGCCCGGCTGTCCACCCTGGTCGGTGCTCTGGTCCTGTCCCGGGCCACCCAGGGCTCCCCGCTCTCCGAGGAGATCCTCGCCGCCGCGCACGCGGCCCTGACGGAAGCCGGCTGA
- the pheT gene encoding phenylalanine--tRNA ligase subunit beta: protein MRVPLSWLREYVDLPATETGRDVQAKLVSVGLEVETVEQTGAGLKGPLVVGQVLTIEELEGFKKPIRFCTVDVGTANGTGEPQEIVCGARNFSVGDKVVVVLPGAVLPGDFAIAARKTYGKTSHGMICSTDELGMGDDGTHGIIVLPPEFEPGTDAIELLELVDEVLDIAVTPDRGYCLSMRGVARETAIAYGLPLRDPALLDVPPPNAHGYPVKVSDPFGCSNFTARTVTGLRPEARSPIWMQRRLQKAGMRTVSLAVDITNYVMLELGQPLHAYDRSRVAGTIGVRRAQQGEKLTTLDGAKRVLDSQDLVITDDRGPIGLAGVMGGADTEIADHAEDTGTTEVVIEAAHFDAIAIARTARRHKLSSEASKRFERGVDPRAAAAAAQRTVDLLVLLAGGTAEAGVTEITAPSAPRTIAMPANHPDRVAGVAYGRETVVRRLQQVGCDVYGQDELIVTVPSWRPDLAEPNDLAEEVIRLEGYENLPSTLPTPPSGRGLTDRQRLHRRIGRALAGAGYVEALSYPFIGDAVLDQLGLEKDDARRRTVTLVNPLSDEEPALRTTLLPGLLGALRRNDGRGSHDLALFETGLVFRPTGEETKAVRLPVDRRPTDEEIAGLDAALPRQPRRAAVVLAGAREQAGWWGKGRPADWADSVEAARTIAREAGVEVTVRADRHAPWHPGRCAALYVTVDGQETLFGHAGELHPRVIKELHLPERTCAMEVELDVLEQAVDGALQAPRISTFPVATQDVALVVASDVPADAVEKALREGAGDLLESLRLFDVFTGEQIGEGNKSLAYALRFRAPDRTLTVEEASAARDTAVALATERTGAVLRGA from the coding sequence ATGCGCGTCCCGCTTTCCTGGCTGCGGGAATACGTCGACCTGCCGGCGACGGAGACCGGCCGTGACGTACAGGCCAAGCTCGTCTCCGTCGGCCTCGAGGTCGAGACCGTCGAGCAGACCGGCGCCGGCCTCAAGGGCCCCCTGGTCGTCGGACAGGTCCTGACCATCGAGGAGCTGGAGGGCTTCAAGAAGCCCATCCGCTTCTGCACCGTCGACGTCGGCACCGCCAACGGCACCGGGGAACCGCAGGAGATCGTCTGCGGCGCCCGTAACTTCTCCGTCGGCGACAAGGTCGTCGTGGTCCTCCCGGGCGCCGTGCTGCCCGGTGACTTCGCGATCGCCGCGCGCAAGACGTACGGCAAGACCTCGCACGGCATGATCTGCTCCACCGACGAGCTCGGCATGGGCGACGACGGCACGCACGGCATCATCGTGCTGCCGCCGGAGTTCGAGCCCGGCACCGACGCGATCGAGCTCCTGGAGCTCGTCGACGAGGTCCTCGACATCGCCGTCACCCCCGACCGCGGCTACTGCCTCTCGATGCGCGGCGTCGCCCGGGAGACCGCCATCGCGTACGGGCTGCCGCTGCGCGACCCGGCGCTGCTCGACGTGCCCCCGCCCAACGCGCACGGCTACCCGGTGAAGGTGTCCGACCCGTTCGGCTGCAGCAACTTCACCGCGCGTACGGTCACCGGCCTGCGGCCCGAGGCGCGCTCCCCGATCTGGATGCAGCGCAGGCTGCAGAAGGCCGGGATGCGCACCGTCTCGCTGGCCGTCGACATCACCAACTACGTGATGCTGGAGCTCGGCCAGCCACTGCACGCCTACGACCGCTCCCGTGTCGCGGGGACGATCGGGGTGCGCCGCGCCCAGCAGGGCGAGAAGCTCACCACGCTCGACGGTGCCAAGCGCGTCCTGGACTCCCAGGACCTGGTCATCACCGACGACCGCGGGCCGATCGGCCTCGCGGGCGTCATGGGCGGCGCCGACACCGAGATCGCCGACCACGCCGAGGACACCGGGACCACCGAGGTCGTCATCGAGGCCGCGCACTTCGACGCGATCGCCATCGCCCGGACCGCCCGCCGCCACAAGCTGAGCTCCGAGGCGTCCAAGCGCTTCGAGCGCGGTGTCGACCCGCGGGCCGCCGCCGCTGCCGCGCAGCGCACGGTCGACCTGCTGGTCCTCCTCGCGGGCGGCACGGCCGAGGCCGGCGTCACGGAGATCACCGCCCCGTCCGCGCCCCGCACCATCGCCATGCCGGCGAACCACCCGGACCGGGTGGCCGGTGTGGCGTACGGCCGCGAGACCGTCGTACGCCGCCTCCAGCAGGTCGGCTGCGACGTCTACGGCCAGGACGAGCTGATCGTCACGGTGCCGTCCTGGCGCCCCGACCTCGCCGAGCCGAACGACCTGGCCGAAGAGGTCATCCGGCTGGAGGGGTACGAGAACCTCCCGTCGACCCTGCCGACTCCGCCGTCCGGGCGCGGGCTCACCGACCGCCAGCGGCTGCACCGCCGCATCGGCCGTGCCCTCGCGGGCGCCGGTTACGTCGAGGCGCTGAGCTACCCGTTCATCGGCGACGCCGTCCTCGACCAGCTCGGCCTGGAGAAGGACGACGCCCGCCGCCGCACGGTCACCCTCGTCAACCCGCTCTCCGACGAGGAGCCCGCGCTGCGCACGACGCTGCTGCCGGGTCTGCTCGGCGCGCTGCGGCGCAACGACGGCCGTGGCAGCCACGACCTGGCGCTCTTCGAGACCGGCCTGGTCTTCAGGCCGACCGGCGAGGAGACCAAGGCCGTCCGGCTGCCCGTCGACCGCCGTCCCACCGACGAGGAGATCGCAGGCCTGGACGCCGCGCTCCCGCGTCAGCCGCGCCGTGCCGCAGTCGTCCTCGCGGGCGCCCGCGAGCAGGCCGGCTGGTGGGGCAAGGGCCGCCCCGCGGACTGGGCGGACTCCGTCGAGGCGGCGCGCACCATCGCCCGTGAGGCGGGCGTCGAGGTGACGGTCCGCGCCGACCGGCACGCACCGTGGCACCCCGGCCGCTGCGCCGCGCTGTACGTCACGGTCGACGGCCAGGAGACACTCTTCGGACACGCGGGCGAACTGCACCCGCGCGTCATCAAGGAGCTCCACCTGCCCGAGCGGACCTGCGCCATGGAGGTCGAGCTCGACGTCCTGGAGCAGGCCGTCGACGGTGCGCTCCAGGCGCCCCGCATCTCCACCTTCCCGGTGGCGACCCAGGACGTCGCACTGGTCGTCGCCTCGGACGTGCCCGCCGACGCGGTGGAGAAGGCCCTGCGCGAAGGCGCCGGCGATCTGCTCGAATCGCTCCGGCTGTTCGACGTCTTCACCGGCGAGCAGATCGGTGAGGGCAACAAGTCCCTGGCGTACGCGCTGCGGTTCCGTGCCCCGGACCGCACGCTGACCGTGGAGGAGGCCTCCGCGGCCCGCGACACCGCGGTCGCCCTGGCCACCGAGCGCACCGGCGCGGTGCTGCGCGGCGCGTAG
- a CDS encoding SDR family oxidoreductase, producing MELKNAVAVVTGANRGLGRHLAAQLVEHGAKVYAAARRPETVDLPGVHPLRLDVTDQESIREAARIASDATLLINNAGVSTGATLVGGDLDEVRREMETNFFGPLLATRAFAPVIEGNGGGAVLNVLSALSWFHPAGLGSYAASKAAAWALSDASREELAPRGITVLALHVGYMDTDMAAGVPADQKVAAADVAAQALYGIETGLPEILADETSRYVKQSLSAAPQPHAG from the coding sequence ATGGAACTCAAGAACGCGGTCGCGGTGGTCACCGGCGCCAACCGGGGCCTCGGGCGGCACCTGGCCGCCCAGCTCGTGGAGCACGGCGCCAAGGTCTACGCGGCGGCCCGCCGTCCCGAGACGGTCGACCTGCCGGGCGTCCACCCGTTGCGCCTCGACGTGACGGACCAGGAGTCGATACGGGAGGCCGCCCGCATCGCGTCGGACGCGACGCTTCTGATCAACAACGCGGGCGTCTCCACCGGCGCGACGCTGGTCGGCGGCGACCTGGACGAAGTACGCCGCGAGATGGAGACCAACTTCTTCGGCCCGCTCCTCGCCACACGGGCCTTCGCCCCCGTCATCGAGGGCAACGGCGGCGGCGCCGTACTCAACGTCCTGTCCGCCCTGTCCTGGTTCCACCCGGCAGGACTCGGCTCCTACGCGGCCTCCAAGGCCGCCGCCTGGGCGCTGAGCGACGCGAGCCGCGAGGAACTGGCGCCCCGCGGGATCACCGTCTTGGCGCTGCACGTCGGCTACATGGACACCGACATGGCCGCCGGCGTGCCCGCCGATCAGAAGGTCGCCGCCGCCGACGTCGCAGCCCAGGCCCTGTACGGCATCGAGACCGGCCTGCCCGAGATCCTCGCCGACGAGACCAGCCGGTACGTCAAGCAGAGCCTGTCCGCGGCGCCCCAGCCGCACGCGGGCTGA
- a CDS encoding acyltransferase: MEKHRTNSPLWLAWLDFAGGYAVVSKAPKDYAIVAVGVLPVAVLIAAAAISDVQKRRSLLSGPVMVWPGNISYAFHLLHFFAIQVVLHVIGLGFRATNLSSVGFVLGSLAVSVVAAWALYEPVEKPMMRRFATRRRGEGQPSAVVRS, encoded by the coding sequence TTGGAGAAGCATCGGACCAACTCCCCCCTGTGGCTGGCCTGGCTCGATTTCGCAGGTGGCTACGCGGTGGTGTCGAAGGCCCCGAAGGATTACGCGATCGTCGCGGTCGGAGTCCTCCCGGTCGCGGTACTGATAGCAGCGGCGGCCATATCGGACGTACAGAAGCGCCGTTCTCTACTGTCCGGGCCGGTCATGGTCTGGCCGGGAAACATCTCCTACGCGTTCCATCTCCTGCACTTCTTCGCGATCCAGGTGGTCCTCCACGTCATCGGACTCGGCTTCCGGGCGACGAACCTGAGTTCCGTCGGGTTCGTTCTGGGCTCCCTGGCAGTCTCGGTCGTCGCCGCGTGGGCGCTGTACGAACCAGTCGAGAAGCCGATGATGCGGAGGTTCGCCACCAGGCGCCGCGGCGAGGGCCAGCCGTCCGCCGTCGTACGTTCCTGA